In the genome of Sphaeramia orbicularis chromosome 13, fSphaOr1.1, whole genome shotgun sequence, one region contains:
- the gap43 gene encoding neuromodulin, which produces MLCCIRRTKPVEKNEEADQKIEQDGTTNKPEDKAHKAATKIQASFRGHITRKKMKDGEEEKEEDSPAAAEATEDGEEAKKAEGEEAPAKEEAAGEEAKKEEESSQAKSPVADKPANSPAAASPADAATSPVAAAPAAVSPTAATAPSEPPKEEPKAEEKAEEKPKEVEVPAAKSPTTATAEDKKEEKSEEKKEEARQADVPAAVSPTAEKEEPNQTKDKQDAAEESKAEEATPADAAAEATESKDD; this is translated from the exons GTGGAGAAGAATGAGGAGGCTGACCAGAAGATTGAGCAGGATGGCACCACCAACAAACCTGAGGACAAGGCTCACAAGGCTGCTACCAAAATACAGGCCAGCTTCCGCGGACACATAACTCGGAAAAAGATGAAAGAtggagaggaagagaaggaggaagacagTCCTGCTGCTGCAGAGGCAACAGAGGATGGAGAGGAGGCAAAGAAAGCAGAGGGTGAGGAGGCACCTGCAAAGGAGGAAGCTGCAGGAGAGGAGGCCAAGAAGGAGGAGGAGTCAAGCCAAGCCAAAAGCCCAGTGGCAGACAAGCCAGCTAATTCTCCTGCAGCTGCATCCCCTGCAGACGCAGCCACGTCTCCAGTAGCGGCGGCACCTGCTGCTGTCTCTCCTACGGCCGCCACAGCGCCCTCTGAGCCCCCAAAAGAGGAGCCAAAGGCAGAGGAGAAAGCTGAGGAGAAGCCCAAAGAGGTGGAGGTCCCAGCGGCCAAGAGTCCCACTACAGCCACAGCTGAGgacaaaaaggaggagaagagtgaagagaaaaaggaggaggccAGACAAGCCGATGTGCCTGCTGCTGTCAGCCCGACAGCTGAGAAGGAGGAGCCTAACCAAACAAAAGATAAACAAG ATGCTGCAGAGGAGTCTAAAGCAGAGGAGGCCACCCCGGCTGATGCAGCAGCGGAGGCCACCGAGTCCAAGGACGACTAA